A section of the Clostridium sp. TW13 genome encodes:
- a CDS encoding response regulator transcription factor has product MDGQLGKILIVDDDENICEVIKMYLESSNYGTKVINNGKMVQEVFDEYNPDLVLLDMMLPGMDGIDVLKWIRRGSELPVIMLTAKGETFDKVLALELGADDYIVKPFEPKELIARVKAVMRRYNSDSAGKEVLNFTDLIIDVNSYNVLYKNAEIKMPPKEFELLYYLASNRNRVFTREQLLCEVWGYDYPGDSRTVDVHVKRLREKLQGGDGWQLETVWGVGYKFEVK; this is encoded by the coding sequence ATGGACGGTCAACTAGGAAAAATTCTTATAGTAGATGACGATGAAAACATATGTGAAGTTATTAAGATGTATTTAGAAAGCTCTAATTATGGAACTAAGGTTATAAATAATGGGAAAATGGTTCAAGAAGTTTTTGATGAATATAATCCAGATTTAGTTTTATTAGATATGATGTTGCCTGGAATGGACGGAATAGATGTATTAAAGTGGATAAGAAGAGGCAGTGAACTTCCAGTGATTATGTTAACAGCAAAAGGAGAAACTTTTGATAAGGTCTTAGCCTTAGAATTAGGTGCTGATGATTACATAGTAAAACCATTTGAGCCTAAAGAACTTATTGCTAGAGTTAAAGCTGTAATGAGAAGATACAATTCAGACTCTGCGGGGAAAGAAGTGCTGAACTTTACTGATTTAATTATAGATGTGAACTCTTATAATGTATTGTACAAGAATGCAGAAATAAAAATGCCACCTAAAGAATTTGAACTTCTTTACTATTTAGCAAGTAATAGAAATCGTGTATTTACTAGAGAACAATTACTTTGTGAAGTATGGGGATATGATTATCCAGGAGACTCAAGAACAGTAGATGTGCATGTTAAGAGGTTGAGAGAAAAGCTTCAAGGTGGAGATGGATGGCAATTAGAAACAGTTTGGGGAGTAGGATATAAGTTTGAGGTGAAATAA